In Vanrija pseudolonga chromosome 4, complete sequence, a single window of DNA contains:
- the MAL61_1 gene encoding Maltose permease MAL61: protein MANSTSNSSGDLKLEVAHKEATATGTGEFGGFEYQLADAISYEQAEHDMTVWGAIKTYPGAICWTFIIAMTIIMEGYDLALVGNLIAQPAFQKKFGHFVSESAGYQVPASWQSGLAQAANMGSMVGIFIAAPCADRWGYKKTTLGGLVAMNALIFIMFFAESLPVLLAGQFLCALPWGAFVACAPAYASEVAPLRLRNILTLYIQFCWTAGQFSKWAYKIPMAIQWAWPGPLLLILIFAPESPWWLTRKRRFAEAEKSAERLGGKQRPVNEHMAYMMRTIATEEAAENGVKILDLFKGVDLRRTLIVCLIHASAYYTGLVLGLQSTYFFQQAGLSTNSSFALSMGNFGLQVFAVLLSLVLTTYVGRRTIWLAGTGFNTIMLFVIAIINTVAKKDNAGASWGQAVLCIFVFFSYGLCLGPIIWVTIAETSSIRLRSLSVGLSRVAYYILSIPAIILNNYMLNPDAWNLSGKCGYFWGGTCAMLFIVSYLGLPELKDRSYREIDILFHRKVSSRKFASTKLEITDDE from the exons ATGGCAAACTCCACCTCCAACTCCAGCGgcgacctcaagctcgaggtcgcgcacaAGGAGGCGACAGCTACAGGCACCGGCGAGTTTGGTGGCTTCGAGTACCAGCTCGCGGACGCCATCTCGtacgagcaggccgagcatgACATG actGTATGGGGCGCTATTAAGACGTACCCCGGCGCTATTTGCTGGACGTTCATCATCGCCATGACGATT ATCATGGAGGGAtacgacctcgcgctcgtgggcAACCTTATCGCCCAGCCAG CGTTCCAAAAGAAATTCGGCCACTTCGTCTCCGAGTCAGCAGGCTACCAGGTCCCCGCGTCGTGGCAGTCTGGCCTCGCGCAGGCAGCGAACATGGGCTCCATGGTGGGCATCTTCATCGCTGCCCCCTGTGCCGACAGGTGGGGATACAAGAAGacgacgctcggcggcctcgtggCCATGAACGCCCTCATCTTCATCATGTTCTTTG CCGAAAGCCTCCCTGTCCTCCTGGCGGGCCAGTTCCTCTGCGCGCTGCCATGGGGTGCGTTCGTCGCTTGTGCGCCTGCCTACGCTTCTGAGGTCGCGCCTCTCCGCCTGCGTAACATCCTCACGCTTTACATCCAGTTCTGCTGGACTGCTGGCCAGTTT TCTAAGTGGGCCTACAAGATCCCCATGGCGATCCAGTGGGCCTGGCCcggcccgctgctgctcatcCTGATCTTCGCGCCCGAGTCCCCATGGTGGCTGACCCGCAAGCGCCGcttcgccgaggccgagaagtcTGCCGAGCGCCTGGGTGGTAAGCAGCGCCCCGTCAACGAGCACATGGCATACATGATGCGCACGATCgcgaccgaggaggcggcTGAGAACGGTGTCAAGATCCTCGACCTGTTCAAGGGCGTCGACCTGCGCCGCACGCTTATCGTGTGTCTTATCCACGCGTCGGCCTACTACACCGgtctcgtgctcggcctccaGTCAACCTACTTCTTCCAGCAGGCCGGTCTGAGCACCAACTCGTCGTTCGCGCTCAGCATGGGTAACTTTGGGCTGCAGGTCTTCGCTGTGCTGCTCTCGCTTGTCCTCACGACGTACGTTGGCCGCAGGACAATCTGGCTCGCGGGCACGGGCTTCAACACCATCATGCTCTTCGTCATTGCCATCATCAACACTGTCGCCAAGAAGGACAACGCGGGCGCGAGCTGGGGCCAGGCGGTCCTCTGCATCTTTGTGTTCTTCAGCTACGGCCTCTGCCTGGGCCCCATTATCTGGGTCACGATCGCCGAGACCTCGTCTATCCGCCTGCGCTCGCTGTCGGTCGGTCTCTCGCGTGTCGCGTACTACATCCTCTCGATCCCAGCCATCATTCTCAACAACTACATGCTCAACCCCGACGCGTGGAACCTGTCCGGCAAGTGCGGCTACTTCTGGGGCGGCACCTGCGCCATGCTCTTCATCGTGTCGTACCTCGGCCTCCCAGAGCTCAAGGACAGGTCGTACCGCGAGATCGATATTCTCTTCCACCGCAAGGTGTCGTCGCGCAAGTTTGCCAGCACCAAGCTCGAGATCACCGATGACGAGTAA